From Osmerus eperlanus chromosome 16, fOsmEpe2.1, whole genome shotgun sequence:
GTAAACAGTGCTGCAATTAGACTGTTCTAGGAAGTCGCTGTTTGTTGTTGCATGGTCTCAAACCTAGCACTCACTTGTTAGGTTTTAGGATTCTTCCCCATGCTGAAAAAGATAAAGGGTGTTTTCCCCGCACACATTAACCATACCGTATCAAATACCATCGGTTTATAACAGCGGGTAATTTGGTAAGATTGTAGAACACGCCACGTTGCCAGGCATGACGGAATTCAATCTTTTTTTATGTGAAGAGTTGCTTGTGATTTAAATTCCTCAGGACATCTGAACCCCACATTTACTCCATATCATTCTTCCGCGTGACAATAAGCAGGAAGCAAGCGTCAGCCCTCCAGGAACAGACAACGAGACGCTCTGAGGATGAGGTCAACTCGTGTTCCTGTCCTTCTAAACACAACCTTGGAAAAAAAGATTACCTTGGAGTGTACAGTGTAGCATACTTCATGTCTTTACTTACAATGCCCTTGTGAAAAACAATGGGACTTCTGTGGTGAGTTTCAGGTAAGTGTTTGTAGGATCTGTCAATGTCCCTGCCAAAAAACCTTGCCTGACTGGTTGTGGATGGAAAATTGAGGCTGCAATCATTCATTTCCTTCAGGAAAGATTTAATTAATTCTGCACTGGTTGAGATTTGAGCTTGCAAAAATGTGGGATATTCATGCCATTCTGTTAACAATATTTCCTTTTTTGTAAACTCAGAGAGGGACTGTTGATGCTTTGCACCTCAGAATGCTACCTCATGTTTTCACATATGGGAACTCTtaccaatgccccccccccccccccctccaaacaaATAACACATGTACAACACGCACACAACTTTCCACAATCTGGGTTTTCTTTGATTTTCTCAACCCCCTGTACTGTTTgcattttgttttttaaatggtCAAAGAAAATAATTATGTGGGTGATTAAAGTTGAGAAGCTCCATGACGTAACAGTTCACAGCAGTTTAATGTTTATTATAAAACTTTGGTCCAAAAATGTGCAAATATAacaaaaaaaagttattttgaTTAGAAAAAATAACATTCAAAAGTGCTAGATAAGGCACTTCCAATTGGTCTATGAAcataaagaaaataattttctaAAGGCTGATTGAATCATCACAATAAGGCAGTTGACTGGCATTCTTCAAGTTAACAAAACTAGAAAAAGGAATAATTTCCTTATAAATTaagtacaaaataaaataatatctaTCCAAATATATAACTATAAATACTTATTAGGAAAAATCACTTTAGCCTATGATATGGCAGTGTCACAGTCATTTagaaataataattaaacaGTAACGATCATATTAGGTTTGCAGCAATACAACATAAGATTATGGTTACTAACGAAACCAACATCATGTGAACTCATGCAATCTACAGCACCAATCTAGATAGTGATGGGATATACTGCATGTTATCAGATAATACTCTGTAACTGTATAAAAAGACATGCATGGATTTGCTTAGACATTAAGATGGTGTCCATCTCAGTAAACAAATGTTTATATCTGGGTCTTATAAATCTGTTAAGCATCTAGAAAATGGTTAATAACAAGTAAAGAGAACACTGAAGGAAGGGATTCTGGGTAACAAAACCCTGCAGACCTTCGTAGCACACCACACCCCTGTTGGATACAAAACTGAAGAAATCGAGAGGTGAACATATAAGGATGTCTACTCCTTCTCTGCAGTGCTGCAGATTTTTTCCCTTACATGGAACCTAAATACGGTTTCATTATTGTCAATATCCCAAGCTGTCCCAAAAACTGAATTAGCAGTTTTTTTATGCATCTATATCCTATGGTATATGTGTAAAATATATCATTATTTATTTGTACTTAAATCCCCTTTATTCTACTGCAAGACTGTCGTAATATGGCAGTTGGAATCGAGAAATGAGACAACTCCCATGTTTGTGCGGGAGAAAAAACCCAGGAAGGGATGAAAGAGTGCAACCGTTAATACAGGAATAGGCAGTGAACCTGAGACTGGTAATGCAAGGGACATGGTGAATTCAGTAATTGAGAATCTGAACGTCAAAGAGGTCGCAGACTCCTTCGTTGTCGTCCAGGTTGAAGTTGTAGTCCCCGGCCGTGCTCGGGGACAGCCGCAGGAGAGGGAACACTGGAGGAGGCGAGAAGGGGCAGAGGTCAGACTGCAAAGTTTCAAACCACATTATGGATTTTCTTTGTAACACTTTGACATTCATTCTCACCATCTGAGGACATCAGCTCATCTATCAGGTCAGCAACTCCTGAGAGGGACGAGGAAAGGTCACAGGGTAATATAGCACATACAGGCACAAacactgtgtcacacacacgtataaaatcaataaaagagaaataccaaaagttcAGAATGTTACCGTAACAGCCTGCCTCAACCTTCACTCTGATGCTCCCAgaatccccctcccccatctaccCACTACccgcacctccacccccccaccccctgtccaCCCagactcaccctctctctcgtccttcaTCTGATCCCCAGTCCCGGGGTGGAGCTTCAGCAAGCTGCCCACGTCCAGCAGGGACTGCAGCTCCTGGCCCGACACGTTCACCTGCTGCTGGGGGTCCAGAGCCGAGCCCAACACTGGCAGCTGCATGCTCAGCACTGGCTCAGTCTGGGCGGGGCACTCTGCAAGAAATACAACACAGCCCATCTGGTAAATACATAAAAGGTATGTTCAGAACTTTCCAGAAGCCTACTCAATTAGTCTTTTGGGAATACATTCAAATGGCCTTGACTGTTTTTTGACTTTTGGCTTGAACTGATTTTTCTTTCCATAAGATGGCCTAAACTGCTGAAGTGAGGCCAAAGGTTGGCGGCAGAGCATGTGttccttcaacacacacacacacacacacgctttcaaCAGGaacagcaaaccacgagaaaaATTGAAATCTCAACCGCTCCAACCTGCCCACATATCTCGAGCTCTGGCTCATGTCCGTACCCATCTGCACgtcaggaggggtggaggagggcgtcAGGTCGCCGTCGCGCCCCAGCGGCGCCATCTTGTGGCTGACTGAGTGCCCCAGGTCATGCATTCCAGAGGGACTGGAGGACGGGGTATAGGCCTGGCCCTGGGCTGAGAGCATTGGGAACGTCTGCAGGCTggcaggggtggtggggggggtaggCATGGAGGACAGGTCCTCGAGAGGAGGCACTGAGAAGACCACAGGCTTGGAGGTTTCATGCTCCCTGTTGATGAGCATCACCTTGATGGGAGCAGACTGGCTCCGCAGGTTCACCTGATACTTCTTCTGGCCCTTCTGACCCTGGATGGAGACGGAGGAATGGTGGTGAAGATGCAcactttttttaaatcaaaaaATAAGACGATGTTATGTAATTTTAGGATGTTCAGggttcacgtgtgtgtatgtacgtgtgcgTAGCATGCCACGACTGTCCATCTGTGTGGAGAATAACGTTTTTCAGTTTGATTCGAACATACTGTATGAGAATGAGACAGGACCAGAGAGACAATGGAAACGGGTCAAACAGTACACAATAGGGGTGGGAATCCTTTGGTACCTCAcaattcgattttaatcgattcttggggtcattaaatcgattaaaatcgattGACAAAAAAACCCACCCCTAGTACACAACAGGCTGCAGACCATGTTGGAGGAAAGCAAAGTCTCTCCACACAGAGAGATTTACATTGAGACTAAGCTCTAACGTGCATTTAAAATCATCCCACTTTTATGACAAGGGTCAtctaatactttttttttttatgtggggGGAAAGAATGTGAGGGGAGAAGGAATGttagtgggagtcaggtggctgagcggtgagggaagcgggctagtaatccgaaggtttcaagttcgattcccggtcatgccaactgacattgtgtccttgggcaaggcacttcaccctacttgcctcggggggcatgtccctgtacttactgtaagtcgctctggataagagtatctgctaaatgactaaatgtctaaatgtaaatgttaaaagtTACCGTCTCGGGCATTGGCACCTCCAGTTGAGTCCCTGAGGGAGCCACCACAGCCAGGAGAGTGTCTCCCACGAAGGCGTCACACACATCCTCATGTGAAACGTACTTATATGTATGTAGGGGTTAAGGAAGAAAAAGGGGgttcaaggggaaggggaacAACTGTACTCAAACAATCATGAATAACTGGAAAAACAAGATCAAGTGGCTTACACTTGCAGGAGACGAAAACCACACCGCTGCCCAGACACAGTACACCTGTAAGAACCCCTCCTCTGTTCAAAGAGCAAACAATAGAAGAATGAGAAATGCATTTATTTCAACTGATGTCAGGGAAATCTCATGACCTCTTCGACAGTAACAGAGactatgtgcacgtgtgtgtcaggAAGGTAAACAGATATGGCCTTGAGAGCTGAAGTGGGGTCAGATGGTtgagaggttagggaatcgggctattaatcagaaggttgccggttcgattctcgaccgtgccaaatgatgttgtgtccttgggcaaggtactccaccctacttgccttggggggaatgtccctgtacttactgtaagtcgctctggataagagcgtctgctaaatgactaaatgtaagtggaAAAGAAGTAGGAAATAAGCTAGTATTAAATAGTTTTTAGAATAAAAGATATCGACTGACAACGCTGTCCTCATTCATGTGTGTGATGCTCTGCTCCAGCCAGGCCTTCTGACTGTCCAGTtccatctcttttctctccagCTCAGATATCTGAGCCTTCAGCATCTCCACCTGGTCCAGAACCTCCTGGGTCTGGCAGCCCAGGTTCTCCCCCCTGAAAAGCCAAAGAGAAACGCACAAACACGGCGTCACACCTCCTTTCTCCCATGCATGTATGGCTTTGCTCAGAAAACAGCCACCTCTCGCTAACCTCCACTGGATGATGTTCTTGGTTTTCTTCTCGATAAGCCCCACCCCTTCCAGCACGTTTGTGATGTCATAGATCCTCCTCTTCTGACGCACTGCCAGACTGTCAGCAGCCTGTGGATTAAGATGAAAAAGAGACATTTTGTAGGTTGTGCTTACAACTTCCAAGCATGGGATTGTTCACAAAGATGCTGGCATTTTGGCACACAGTACTAGGGACATTCTAGTGAAGGAGAAAGCACTCA
This genomic window contains:
- the e2f5 gene encoding transcription factor E2F5, with amino-acid sequence MAESVRSSQSNGGSSRHEKSLGLLTIKFVTLLQEAKDGVLDLKVAADSLAVRQKRRIYDITNVLEGVGLIEKKTKNIIQWRGENLGCQTQEVLDQVEMLKAQISELERKEMELDSQKAWLEQSITHMNEDSVVSRYKYVSHEDVCDAFVGDTLLAVVAPSGTQLEVPMPETGQKGQKKYQVNLRSQSAPIKVMLINREHETSKPVVFSVPPLEDLSSMPTPPTTPASLQTFPMLSAQGQAYTPSSSPSGMHDLGHSVSHKMAPLGRDGDLTPSSTPPDVQMECPAQTEPVLSMQLPVLGSALDPQQQVNVSGQELQSLLDVGSLLKLHPGTGDQMKDEREGVADLIDELMSSDVFPLLRLSPSTAGDYNFNLDDNEGVCDLFDVQILNY